The following coding sequences are from one Ruminococcus flavefaciens AE3010 window:
- a CDS encoding ABC transporter ATP-binding protein produces MLELKNITFNADDEGQSIGIVRDVSLTVEDNKFVVITGPNGGGKSTLAKIVAGIIKNTSGQIIFDGEDITEKSITERARMGIGFAFQQPVRFKGMTVHDILKIASGKSLSVSEACEYLSEVGLCAKDYIDREINASLSGGELKRIEIATVLARDVKLALFDEPEAGIDLWSFNNLIRIFENMRKDRRGRSIVVISHQERILNIADEIVVIADGKIAKQGSRDIILPEITGTENAINVCSKMA; encoded by the coding sequence ATGCTCGAACTGAAAAATATTACGTTCAATGCTGATGACGAGGGTCAGAGCATTGGCATAGTCCGCGATGTGAGCCTCACTGTTGAGGACAACAAATTCGTGGTAATAACAGGTCCCAACGGCGGCGGTAAGTCCACCCTCGCCAAGATAGTGGCAGGTATCATCAAGAACACATCAGGTCAGATAATCTTCGACGGCGAGGACATCACCGAGAAGTCCATAACCGAGCGCGCCCGCATGGGTATCGGCTTCGCTTTTCAGCAGCCTGTGCGCTTCAAGGGCATGACCGTACATGATATACTCAAGATCGCGTCAGGCAAGAGCCTTTCTGTTTCCGAAGCCTGCGAGTACCTCTCCGAGGTAGGTCTCTGCGCTAAGGACTACATCGACCGCGAGATAAACGCTTCCCTGTCGGGCGGCGAATTAAAGCGTATCGAGATAGCTACGGTACTTGCACGCGATGTGAAGCTGGCTCTCTTTGACGAGCCCGAGGCAGGCATCGACCTGTGGAGCTTCAATAATCTTATCCGTATTTTCGAGAATATGCGCAAGGACCGCCGCGGCAGGTCCATCGTGGTTATCTCTCATCAGGAGCGTATCCTCAATATCGCTGACGAGATAGTTGTCATTGCGGACGGCAAAATAGCCAAGCAGGGCAGCAGGGATATCATTCTCCCCGAGATAACAGGCACCGAAAATGCAATAAATGTTTGCAGCAAAATGGCGTAA
- a CDS encoding SufB/SufD family protein: MAALDAVQKRLFQEVADLHNIPEGAYNLRANGESVGRNTTANIDITSKTDVSGIDIRIKDGTKNESVHIPVVLSQSGLKENVYNDFYIGEDCDVLIVAGCGIDNCGSQDSEHDGIHRFYVGKNSRIKYVEKHYGSGDGTGKRILNPVTEVYMEEGSTMEMEMVQIKGVDSTDRTTVAELKGDAKLIVRERLMTHGKQYAGSIYKVSLLGDGSSADVVSRSVARDDSYQKLDLCIKGDAACSGHTECDSIIMDNGRILAVPSLEANNIDAALVHEAAIGKIAGEQLIKLMTLGLTEAEAEEQIINGFLK; the protein is encoded by the coding sequence ATGGCAGCTTTGGACGCAGTTCAGAAAAGACTTTTTCAGGAGGTCGCCGATCTCCATAATATCCCCGAGGGAGCTTACAATCTCCGCGCAAACGGCGAGTCAGTAGGCAGAAATACCACCGCAAACATTGATATAACTTCAAAAACCGACGTCAGCGGAATCGATATCCGCATAAAGGACGGCACCAAGAATGAGAGCGTTCATATCCCTGTTGTGCTCAGTCAGAGCGGCTTAAAGGAGAACGTTTACAACGACTTCTACATCGGCGAGGACTGCGACGTGCTCATCGTTGCAGGCTGCGGCATAGACAACTGCGGCTCTCAGGACTCCGAGCACGACGGCATACACCGCTTCTATGTCGGCAAGAACTCCCGTATCAAGTACGTGGAGAAGCACTACGGCTCGGGCGACGGCACAGGCAAGCGCATACTAAATCCCGTTACCGAGGTCTACATGGAAGAGGGCAGCACCATGGAAATGGAAATGGTGCAGATAAAGGGCGTTGACTCCACCGACAGAACAACTGTTGCGGAGCTCAAAGGCGACGCAAAGCTCATTGTCCGCGAAAGGCTCATGACCCACGGCAAGCAGTACGCAGGCAGTATCTACAAGGTCAGCCTGCTGGGCGACGGTTCAAGCGCAGACGTGGTATCACGTTCTGTAGCCCGTGACGACTCCTACCAGAAGCTTGACCTCTGTATCAAGGGCGACGCGGCTTGCAGCGGTCATACGGAGTGCGACTCCATTATCATGGACAACGGTCGTATTCTCGCTGTTCCCTCTCTTGAAGCAAACAACATCGACGCAGCTCTGGTTCACGAGGCTGCTATCGGCAAAATTGCAGGCGAGCAGCTCATCAAGCTCATGACTCTGGGACTTACCGAGGCAGAAGCCGAGGAGCAGATAATCAACGGCTTCCTCAAGTGA